A region from the Nitrospirota bacterium genome encodes:
- a CDS encoding VOC family protein produces MNNFVVWFEIPVNNLDRAMKFYSTVMAVELQPVAMGPKKGAMFPFTQNVASGSLLESKEKKPSNMGTMVYLNGGEDLSVPLKRVKGAGGKIVQEKISIGENGFMAIFEDTEGNHVALHSRK; encoded by the coding sequence ATGAATAATTTTGTCGTTTGGTTTGAAATTCCGGTTAATAATTTGGATAGAGCAATGAAGTTCTACTCAACGGTCATGGCGGTCGAATTACAGCCAGTTGCCATGGGTCCAAAAAAGGGAGCTATGTTTCCCTTTACACAGAATGTTGCATCAGGCTCCCTTCTTGAAAGCAAAGAAAAAAAACCAAGCAACATGGGCACAATGGTTTATCTCAATGGCGGTGAGGATCTGTCGGTTCCACTGAAACGGGTAAAAGGTGCAGGCGGAAAGATTGTTCAAGAAAAAATCAGTATTGGTGAAAATGGCTTCATGGCGATCTTTGAAGACACCGAAGGTAATCATGTTGCGCTTCACAGCCGGAAATAA
- a CDS encoding SRPBCC family protein, protein MTRLNHEIFINVPPEKVWKTLANLEAVAKYNPGVAHAKYITAQKEGVGATRQCELKNKSVLKERVIGWNPIQSMTMELSESDWPVQDMQWTTDLTSKNGGTFITQKLQYRPKGVMGTILNFLIMKRMMNKSLNEIFESMKKYIEAGQSMNC, encoded by the coding sequence ATGACTAGACTAAATCACGAAATCTTTATCAATGTGCCGCCAGAAAAGGTTTGGAAGACTCTGGCGAATCTAGAAGCGGTAGCAAAGTATAATCCTGGGGTTGCTCACGCCAAATACATCACTGCTCAGAAGGAGGGGGTCGGAGCCACCCGGCAATGCGAACTTAAAAATAAGAGTGTGCTCAAAGAAAGAGTCATTGGTTGGAATCCAATTCAGTCAATGACGATGGAGCTTTCCGAAAGTGATTGGCCTGTCCAAGACATGCAATGGACCACGGATCTCACCTCCAAAAACGGGGGAACATTTATCACTCAAAAATTGCAGTACCGACCTAAAGGGGTAATGGGTACGATTTTGAATTTCCTCATCATGAAGAGAATGATGAATAAGTCCTTAAATGAAATCTTTGAAAGTATGAAAAAGTACATTGAAGCTGGACAGAGTATGAACTGTTAA
- a CDS encoding sigma-70 family RNA polymerase sigma factor: MEKFELSSPDKWVDSYGDYLYRCALARVRDPKLAEEIVQETFLAGLQSRDQFRGESSERGWLVGILKHKVIEYFRKTSREFTVETPEPFGDEFEGVFDEIGHWKGDKTGPCEWNQNPDTLLERKEFWIALDGCLSRLPSRMANVFSLREIDDIGSEKICEVLDISTSNLWVLLHRARMQLRQCLEIQFFGTKSPEGKV, translated from the coding sequence ATGGAAAAATTCGAATTATCCTCGCCCGATAAATGGGTCGATTCCTACGGAGATTATCTTTATCGCTGCGCACTGGCCCGTGTCAGGGACCCAAAACTCGCCGAGGAGATTGTCCAGGAAACGTTTCTGGCAGGGCTTCAATCCCGGGATCAGTTCAGGGGGGAATCTTCGGAGCGGGGTTGGCTCGTGGGGATTCTTAAACACAAGGTGATTGAATACTTCAGAAAAACTAGCCGTGAATTTACGGTTGAAACCCCCGAACCCTTTGGAGATGAATTCGAGGGGGTTTTTGACGAAATCGGCCACTGGAAAGGGGATAAAACAGGGCCCTGCGAATGGAACCAGAATCCGGATACCCTCTTAGAGCGAAAAGAATTTTGGATTGCGCTTGATGGGTGCCTTTCGAGGCTCCCTTCCCGAATGGCCAATGTATTTTCGTTAAGGGAAATCGACGATATTGGCAGTGAGAAGATCTGTGAAGTGTTAGATATTTCGACTTCGAACCTTTGGGTGCTCCTTCATCGCGCGCGTATGCAGTTAAGGCAATGTCTCGAAATTCAGTTTTTTGGCACAAAATCGCCTGAAGGGAAGGTCTGA
- a CDS encoding cytochrome b/b6 domain-containing protein, with amino-acid sequence MGFTMNKQYLDIKRHGLWVRLSHWLNVVPLFILVMSGFQIFNAHPHLYWGDRSDRDQAFFSIQSETTEENKIKGELAILGHSFDTTGFLGASTRSDGEVTRIAFPGWITIPGVQWLAMARRWHLFFAWFFVLNGILFFLYSFCFGHFLKDLFPTWKEFGRIRKSLIDHVLFRHPKGEETARYNILQKIAYLGVLFILAPLIILTGMAMSPRIDAIAPWLTVLFGGRQSARSFHFISCFLFIGFFFIHIFMVFTTGVFNNLRSMITGRYRIQVK; translated from the coding sequence ATGGGGTTTACCATGAATAAACAATATCTTGATATCAAGCGGCACGGGTTATGGGTGCGGTTGTCGCACTGGCTTAATGTTGTGCCTCTTTTTATTCTGGTGATGAGCGGTTTTCAGATTTTTAACGCGCATCCCCATCTTTATTGGGGCGATCGATCCGATCGTGACCAGGCGTTTTTTTCGATCCAATCAGAAACAACGGAAGAAAATAAGATTAAAGGTGAGTTGGCGATTTTGGGTCATTCTTTTGACACGACCGGTTTTTTAGGTGCATCAACCAGAAGTGACGGAGAAGTGACCCGGATCGCCTTTCCTGGATGGATTACGATTCCAGGGGTCCAATGGCTGGCTATGGCTCGCCGGTGGCACCTCTTTTTTGCCTGGTTTTTTGTGTTAAATGGAATTTTGTTTTTTCTATATAGTTTTTGTTTTGGACATTTTTTAAAAGACCTTTTTCCCACCTGGAAAGAGTTTGGACGAATCAGGAAAAGCCTGATTGATCATGTTTTGTTTAGACATCCAAAGGGAGAAGAGACAGCTCGTTACAATATTTTGCAGAAAATAGCCTACCTCGGAGTTCTTTTTATCTTGGCCCCCCTCATCATTTTAACCGGTATGGCCATGTCGCCAAGAATAGACGCCATTGCTCCATGGTTGACCGTCCTGTTTGGAGGAAGGCAATCAGCGCGCTCCTTTCATTTCATTAGCTGTTTTCTTTTTATCGGTTTCTTTTTTATTCATATTTTCATGGTATTTACCACCGGGGTTTTCAATAATTTGAGATCAATGATTACGGGCAGGTATAGAATTCAAGTGAAGTGA
- a CDS encoding molybdopterin-dependent oxidoreductase — MEDQNNWKRRNFIKGAFLGVVALSLTGCDYFSRNKTFTKILSQAETLNRKLQKAIRPRAAMAKEFSETDLSPIFPVNGNSNPENSTYQRHLGEGFENWTLAINGLVENPLRFSLNEIKQFPSRVQITRHDCVEGWSAIGKWKGVKLGDLLDRVRLKPTARYVIFHCADSDEDDVVYYESIDLEDAFHPQTILAYELNDKPLPVANGAPIRLRVERQLGYKMAKFIMEIEVSDRLSHVGEGQGGYWEDQGYEWYAGI; from the coding sequence ATGGAAGACCAAAATAATTGGAAACGGCGCAATTTCATTAAGGGGGCCTTCCTGGGAGTGGTTGCGCTCTCGTTAACTGGATGCGATTATTTTAGCAGAAATAAAACTTTTACAAAAATTTTGAGCCAAGCCGAAACACTCAATCGAAAACTGCAAAAGGCCATCAGACCGAGAGCCGCAATGGCAAAAGAATTTTCCGAAACTGATCTCTCGCCGATATTTCCTGTCAACGGGAACAGTAATCCTGAAAATTCCACGTATCAGAGGCATTTAGGGGAAGGATTTGAAAATTGGACGTTAGCTATTAACGGGTTGGTCGAAAACCCCTTGCGTTTTTCGCTTAACGAGATTAAGCAATTTCCATCACGAGTTCAAATCACAAGGCATGATTGCGTGGAAGGATGGAGCGCTATCGGAAAGTGGAAAGGGGTTAAACTAGGAGATCTATTGGATAGGGTAAGATTGAAACCAACCGCACGTTATGTGATATTTCATTGTGCGGATTCTGATGAAGATGACGTTGTTTATTATGAAAGTATTGACCTTGAAGACGCCTTTCATCCCCAAACGATTCTCGCCTATGAATTAAATGACAAACCCCTTCCGGTTGCCAATGGGGCACCCATTCGTCTCAGAGTGGAAAGACAATTGGGGTATAAAATGGCTAAATTCATTATGGAAATTGAAGTTTCAGATCGTCTTAGTCATGTGGGAGAGGGTCAAGGAGGTTACTGGGAAGACCAAGGGTATGAGTGGTACGCAGGGATTTAA
- a CDS encoding isoprenylcysteine carboxylmethyltransferase family protein produces the protein MKNTLNKVKDTAGVIAPPPLLYAAGLVAGFLLHTVFPLRIPFGAMPAVLGLCLIGTGVLLAAAGFRTMSRVGTHVDPFKPTTALVTDGPFRFSRNPLYLSLTLLYGGIALFMNLPWAILFLPIVLLIMRRGVIDREERYLEQKFGVAYSRYKQRVRRWI, from the coding sequence CTGAAGAACACTCTAAACAAAGTAAAAGACACCGCAGGCGTGATTGCCCCGCCTCCGTTGCTTTATGCGGCTGGTCTCGTTGCGGGATTTCTTTTGCATACGGTCTTTCCGCTTCGGATCCCATTCGGCGCCATGCCGGCGGTTTTGGGTCTATGCCTGATCGGAACGGGTGTTTTGCTGGCTGCGGCAGGTTTCCGGACGATGAGCCGTGTCGGCACCCATGTCGACCCGTTTAAACCTACGACGGCGCTGGTCACGGATGGACCGTTCCGCTTCAGTCGCAATCCATTGTATCTGTCATTGACTCTGCTCTACGGCGGGATCGCCCTTTTCATGAATCTTCCGTGGGCCATTCTATTCCTTCCGATCGTTCTCTTGATCATGCGCCGGGGCGTGATTGACCGTGAAGAACGCTATCTGGAGCAAAAATTCGGCGTTGCGTATTCACGTTATAAACAGAGAGTTCGAAGGTGGATTTGA
- the msrA gene encoding peptide-methionine (S)-S-oxide reductase MsrA — protein MKRFGFKNIWIFVALWIVFVSMPGRSAEIPVNPDTRLEIATFAGGCFWCMVPPFKKLEGVISVTSGYTGGHVENPTYEQVSAGGTGHAEAVQIKYDPGRISYGTLLNVFWHNIDPTVVDYQFCDHGNQYRSEVFYHTDMQKRLAEESRAALEKTKPFKGPIVTKITPALKFYPAEEYHQDFYNKSPIRYKFYRHRCGRDQRLEELWGKSNTPH, from the coding sequence ATGAAAAGATTTGGTTTTAAGAATATTTGGATATTCGTCGCACTTTGGATAGTCTTCGTTTCCATGCCTGGTCGCTCAGCTGAAATTCCCGTAAACCCGGATACCCGACTGGAAATAGCGACCTTTGCCGGAGGTTGTTTCTGGTGTATGGTTCCCCCTTTCAAGAAACTGGAGGGGGTCATTTCAGTCACTTCGGGCTATACGGGAGGTCATGTCGAAAATCCTACTTATGAGCAGGTTTCGGCCGGAGGAACGGGCCACGCCGAAGCTGTGCAGATTAAATACGATCCCGGTCGAATCAGTTATGGGACTCTGTTGAATGTTTTCTGGCATAACATCGACCCGACAGTCGTCGACTACCAGTTTTGCGATCATGGCAATCAGTACAGAAGCGAGGTTTTTTACCATACCGATATGCAGAAACGGCTGGCGGAGGAGTCCAGGGCCGCCCTCGAAAAAACAAAGCCGTTTAAGGGCCCCATTGTCACAAAAATAACCCCGGCGTTAAAATTTTACCCGGCAGAGGAATATCACCAGGATTTTTATAATAAAAGTCCTATTCGCTATAAATTTTATCGCCACCGTTGCGGGCGGGATCAACGGCTCGAAGAGCTATGGGGAAAATCAAACACTCCCCATTAA
- a CDS encoding type 1 glutamine amidotransferase codes for MKVHVLQHVPFEGLGSIEAWLAETGADVQYTRFYESSELPNPRTVDVVVAMGGPMSVNDEREYPWLKQEKRFLQEAVRRGQSVVGVCLGAQLIASALGARVYANAEKEIGWFPIEAVDANGDVFRFPRQVPVFHWHGETFDLPPGAVRLAKSSVCENQAFQIGKNVIGLQFHLETTPRTADLLIRNCRGELGDGVYIQTEQAIRAATESAYAEINKLMGKVLSYITV; via the coding sequence ATGAAGGTTCACGTTCTTCAGCATGTGCCTTTTGAAGGTCTCGGGAGTATCGAGGCCTGGCTGGCCGAGACAGGGGCAGATGTTCAATACACTCGCTTCTACGAGTCATCGGAACTGCCAAACCCTCGGACCGTTGACGTCGTGGTCGCGATGGGCGGCCCGATGAGTGTTAACGACGAACGGGAATATCCGTGGCTCAAGCAAGAAAAGCGGTTCCTTCAAGAGGCCGTTCGCCGGGGACAGTCGGTCGTGGGCGTTTGCCTGGGCGCCCAACTTATTGCAAGCGCGTTGGGCGCGCGGGTGTATGCCAATGCGGAGAAGGAAATCGGCTGGTTCCCGATCGAAGCCGTGGACGCTAACGGAGATGTGTTCCGCTTTCCTCGGCAAGTGCCAGTGTTTCACTGGCATGGCGAAACGTTTGATCTGCCTCCTGGCGCTGTGCGCCTCGCGAAAAGCTCCGTTTGCGAAAATCAGGCATTCCAGATCGGCAAGAACGTCATCGGGTTACAGTTCCATTTGGAAACAACGCCCCGGACAGCCGATTTACTTATTCGGAACTGCCGCGGCGAGTTGGGTGACGGCGTATATATTCAAACAGAACAGGCCATACGGGCGGCAACTGAATCTGCGTATGCCGAGATTAACAAGCTCATGGGCAAAGTACTGTCCTATATCACGGTCTAA
- a CDS encoding beta-lactamase family protein, protein MAHHSGLPADYLKGMWVEKPDSLSRLVDTLKEESLASPPQTQYKYSNLDFSLLGRIIEKISGEDYETAMQRDLLQPLGMIHSSFGLIPDFGNYYSKGYREGKEMRRLSLRDLPAGSMLSNVRDMAQFMRFIFAEGSSQESRVLNPETLKEMFTPQYRGLALDFGHEIGMAWMLNGLEVSGVSRIAWHDGGYPPFFGTLTVLPEQKLGVVILANTAEARSFGNQVSLKAMELALEAKYGIQPPQPPPPPQFKPVKVPIQTLQKYAGDYVIFGGLSAISQKGEKLNVTAMGNRLDLVPINHDTFIPAKMLFGLISIPLMNYPVQFETVEGRDVALLKGLPAPFPFEKIPHYLVPEAWVKRLGEYRMEHPEELFEIKKMSLKSEGGVLFLNLNLSSEPFGVKDAETRSACGVQDLPHRFGSAEVSAKCRCLINRSTRPCKSGASHSFFTTVSPIVRLKKSAIPHFKR, encoded by the coding sequence ATGGCCCATCATTCCGGATTGCCTGCGGACTATCTCAAAGGAATGTGGGTCGAAAAACCGGATTCATTATCCCGATTGGTTGACACTCTTAAAGAAGAAAGCCTGGCGAGCCCGCCGCAGACTCAATACAAATATTCCAATCTTGATTTTAGTCTTTTAGGTCGAATCATTGAAAAAATAAGCGGAGAAGATTATGAAACGGCAATGCAACGCGATTTATTGCAACCTTTAGGGATGATTCATTCATCTTTCGGACTTATCCCTGATTTTGGAAACTATTATTCCAAAGGATACCGAGAGGGAAAAGAGATGCGTAGACTCTCTCTTCGGGATCTGCCGGCCGGTTCCATGCTTTCCAATGTCAGAGACATGGCGCAGTTTATGAGATTTATTTTTGCTGAAGGAAGTTCACAAGAGAGCCGGGTCCTGAATCCGGAAACCCTCAAAGAGATGTTTACCCCTCAATATCGTGGATTGGCTCTCGATTTTGGACATGAAATCGGGATGGCCTGGATGCTTAATGGACTGGAGGTATCAGGAGTGAGCAGAATCGCCTGGCATGACGGGGGATATCCTCCTTTCTTTGGAACCCTGACGGTATTACCGGAACAAAAACTAGGCGTGGTTATTCTGGCCAATACAGCCGAAGCACGAAGTTTTGGCAACCAGGTTAGCCTGAAAGCAATGGAATTGGCGCTTGAGGCCAAATATGGCATTCAGCCTCCTCAGCCTCCACCCCCGCCTCAATTTAAACCTGTTAAAGTCCCCATTCAAACGCTACAGAAATATGCCGGTGATTATGTGATTTTTGGAGGATTATCGGCCATTTCACAAAAAGGTGAGAAATTAAATGTCACAGCAATGGGAAACAGACTTGATCTTGTTCCCATAAATCATGATACGTTTATTCCTGCAAAGATGCTATTCGGCCTGATCTCCATCCCTTTAATGAACTATCCGGTTCAATTTGAAACCGTAGAAGGCCGGGATGTTGCCTTGTTAAAAGGATTGCCCGCCCCGTTTCCTTTTGAAAAAATACCGCACTATCTGGTTCCGGAAGCCTGGGTGAAGCGTCTGGGAGAATACCGGATGGAACATCCAGAGGAATTGTTCGAAATAAAGAAAATGTCTTTAAAATCGGAAGGAGGCGTTTTATTTCTAAACTTAAATTTGTCCAGTGAGCCCTTTGGAGTTAAAGATGCGGAAACAAGGTCGGCTTGTGGGGTCCAAGACCTACCCCACAGGTTTGGTTCAGCTGAGGTATCTGCGAAATGCAGATGCTTGATAAATCGCTCAACACGTCCGTGCAAAAGCGGGGCTTCGCACAGCTTTTTCACCACGGTTAGCCCAATCGTTAGGCTGAAAAAGTCTGCGATTCCACATTTTAAACGTTAG
- a CDS encoding MarR family transcriptional regulator, with protein MSEPSPFKHDKADESAGFLLWKITTLWQRKLAEVLGEFGITQTQFAIMASLRWFEQTRQPTTQAHIVEHAKIDKMTVSKSIRQLEKNGFVLRKQSHLDSRAVNIRFTGHGKRIIAKAIVAIENADHDFFSCLTRKELRIYKSLTMTVIANGDKLSF; from the coding sequence ATGTCTGAGCCATCGCCCTTTAAGCATGATAAGGCGGATGAGAGCGCAGGTTTCCTGCTTTGGAAGATTACCACGTTGTGGCAGAGAAAACTTGCCGAAGTGCTCGGCGAGTTCGGCATCACTCAAACGCAATTCGCCATCATGGCTTCTCTCAGGTGGTTTGAGCAGACGCGTCAGCCGACGACCCAGGCGCATATTGTCGAACATGCGAAAATCGACAAAATGACAGTTTCAAAATCCATTAGACAGCTTGAGAAAAATGGGTTTGTCTTAAGAAAACAATCTCATTTAGACAGCAGAGCCGTCAATATCAGGTTCACGGGTCATGGAAAAAGAATCATCGCAAAAGCGATTGTAGCAATAGAAAACGCGGATCATGATTTTTTTTCCTGTTTAACCAGAAAGGAGCTTCGTATTTATAAATCGCTCACAATGACCGTTATCGCTAACGGCGACAAACTATCTTTCTGA